A genome region from Alteripontixanthobacter maritimus includes the following:
- a CDS encoding Fur family transcriptional regulator: MGEAAKHHHHEHSGEKLVDAARNSLVESGEQWTGMREAVFAELARHERPASAYDIADNLGKARGKRVAANSIYRILDLFVANNLAMRVESANAYLANTHPGCAHDCIFMVCDECGEATHVDDDAVSQRIRGVAAESNFTARRPIIEIRGLCSACR, from the coding sequence ATGGGCGAAGCTGCAAAACACCATCACCACGAACATTCCGGCGAAAAGCTGGTCGATGCCGCGCGCAATTCCCTGGTGGAATCGGGCGAACAATGGACTGGTATGCGCGAGGCAGTGTTCGCCGAACTCGCCCGGCACGAACGCCCTGCCAGCGCCTACGACATTGCCGACAATCTGGGTAAGGCACGCGGCAAGCGGGTGGCCGCCAACAGCATTTACCGCATTCTCGACCTGTTCGTGGCCAACAACCTCGCCATGCGGGTCGAAAGCGCCAACGCCTACCTCGCCAACACACATCCCGGCTGCGCGCATGATTGCATCTTCATGGTGTGCGACGAATGCGGAGAAGCCACCCATGTCGATGACGACGCGGTATCGCAGCGCATCAGAGGCGTTGCAGCGGAAAGCAATTTCACGGCGCGGCGCCCGATTATCGAAATTCGCGGGCTATGCAGCGCCTGCCGGTAA
- a CDS encoding SDR family NAD(P)-dependent oxidoreductase, which produces MSKSLHNQTALVTGASRGIGAAIARRLAADGAHVLVHYGQSADAADALVKEIADEGGSAVSLQGDLLDPAGPAELARETERLLGEAKLDILVNNAGVAEFVDFADTDAAVIDRQLAVNVRAPFLLATGLADRFADDARVVFTSSIVAQTHFSGIPAYALTKGAVNTLVRDLAAEWGPRGIRVNAVAPGAILTDMSAWLESEEGGENARNMQALKRIGQPDDIAGVAAFLAGPDSGWVTGQVIDASGGAKL; this is translated from the coding sequence ATGAGCAAATCACTTCACAACCAAACTGCCCTTGTTACCGGGGCCTCGCGCGGGATCGGCGCGGCTATTGCCCGCCGTCTCGCTGCCGACGGGGCGCATGTGCTAGTGCATTATGGCCAGTCCGCCGACGCCGCCGACGCTCTTGTCAAAGAAATCGCGGACGAGGGTGGCTCCGCCGTTTCGCTGCAAGGTGATCTGCTCGACCCCGCAGGACCGGCAGAACTGGCTCGCGAAACCGAGAGGCTGCTGGGCGAGGCCAAGCTCGATATCCTGGTGAATAACGCCGGAGTGGCCGAGTTCGTGGACTTTGCCGATACCGATGCGGCGGTGATCGACCGGCAATTGGCAGTGAATGTCCGCGCACCATTCCTGCTGGCAACGGGGCTGGCGGACAGGTTTGCGGATGATGCCCGCGTGGTGTTCACCAGCTCCATCGTGGCTCAGACGCATTTTTCCGGAATACCCGCTTATGCGCTGACCAAAGGCGCGGTGAACACGCTGGTGCGCGACCTTGCAGCCGAATGGGGCCCACGTGGCATCCGCGTAAACGCAGTGGCACCGGGCGCCATTCTGACCGATATGTCCGCTTGGCTGGAAAGCGAAGAAGGCGGTGAGAATGCGCGCAACATGCAGGCGCTGAAACGGATCGGCCAGCCGGACGATATCGCCGGAGTGGCCGCATTTCTGGCCGGTCCGGATAGTGGCTGGGTTACCGGCCAGGTGATCGACGCGTCGGGAGGCGCGAAGCTATAA
- a CDS encoding ArsR/SmtB family transcription factor, which yields MARFIHPDLADVPLAAALHALADPSRLNIVRRLDEDRRDGGAGLSCSDAACPELPRATMSNHYNILRAAGLVEARKDGVRVLHRLRRQAVDARFPELLNAVLAASA from the coding sequence GTGGCCCGCTTCATTCACCCTGACCTTGCAGATGTACCGCTTGCCGCGGCGCTGCACGCGCTGGCCGATCCATCACGCCTGAATATCGTGCGCCGTCTGGACGAAGATCGCCGTGATGGTGGCGCCGGGCTATCATGCAGCGACGCAGCTTGCCCCGAACTTCCGCGGGCGACGATGTCGAACCATTACAACATCCTACGCGCAGCTGGACTGGTCGAGGCTCGCAAGGACGGCGTTCGGGTGCTGCATCGGTTGCGCCGCCAGGCGGTGGATGCTCGGTTCCCCGAGCTACTCAATGCCGTGCTCGCCGCTTCGGCCTGA
- the dxs gene encoding 1-deoxy-D-xylulose-5-phosphate synthase: protein MTAPKTPLLDTVDMPADLRKLDKSQLRQLADELRDEMISAVGSTGGHLGSGLGVVELTTAIHYVFNTPDDRLIWDVGHQAYPHKILTGRRDRIRTLRQGGGLSGFTKRTESEYDPFGAAHSSTSISAALGFAVANKLNDTPGKGIAVIGDGAMSAGMAYEAMNNAEQAGNRLVVILNDNDMSIAPPVGGLSAYLARMVSSSEYLGLRSLASKLVKKMSRRVHNSLGKAEEFTRGMVTGGTLFEELGFYYVGPIDGHNLDHLIPVLENVRDAEDGPVLVHVVTKKGKGYAPAEDSADKYHGVPKFDVVTGEKAKSAAGPPAYQNVFGETLAKLADNDPRICAITAAMPSGTGVDKFAAAHPTRAFDVGIAEQHGVTFAAGLAAQGMRPFAAIYSTFLQRAYDQVVHDVAIQNLPVRFAIDRAGLVGADGATHAGSFDITYLASLPNFVVMAAADEAELVHMTYTAAEHDSGPIALRYPRGNGVGVDLPETPILLEIGKGRVVREGSKVALLSLGTRLAEAQKAADQLEAKGLSTTVADLRFAKPLDTDLIARLMRDHEVVVTVEEAAIGGLGAHVLTYASDEGLTDAGLKIRTLRLPDRFQDQDAPDKQYDEAGLNAPQIVETVLKALRHNTAGDDQRVEEARA from the coding sequence ATGACAGCTCCCAAGACCCCGCTCCTCGACACGGTGGATATGCCCGCCGACCTGCGCAAGCTCGACAAGTCGCAATTGCGCCAGCTGGCCGATGAACTGCGGGACGAGATGATTTCCGCCGTCGGCAGTACCGGCGGGCATCTCGGTTCGGGCCTCGGCGTGGTGGAACTGACCACGGCCATCCATTACGTGTTCAACACGCCTGACGATCGGTTGATCTGGGATGTCGGCCACCAGGCCTATCCGCACAAGATCTTGACCGGCAGGCGCGACCGTATCCGCACCCTGCGTCAGGGTGGCGGACTGTCCGGCTTCACCAAGCGGACCGAGAGCGAATACGACCCGTTCGGCGCGGCGCATTCCAGCACGTCCATCTCGGCCGCGCTGGGCTTTGCAGTGGCCAACAAGCTCAACGACACGCCGGGCAAGGGCATTGCCGTCATCGGTGACGGCGCGATGAGCGCGGGCATGGCGTATGAGGCGATGAACAATGCCGAGCAGGCAGGCAATCGGCTGGTGGTCATTCTGAACGACAACGACATGTCGATTGCTCCGCCGGTGGGCGGCCTGTCGGCCTATCTGGCGCGCATGGTGTCGAGCAGCGAATATCTCGGCCTGCGCAGCCTCGCGTCAAAACTGGTGAAGAAGATGTCGCGCCGGGTGCACAATTCGCTCGGTAAGGCGGAAGAATTCACGCGCGGTATGGTGACCGGTGGAACCTTGTTCGAGGAACTGGGCTTCTATTATGTCGGCCCGATCGACGGGCACAATCTCGACCATTTGATCCCGGTGCTGGAAAACGTGCGCGATGCGGAAGATGGCCCGGTTCTGGTCCATGTCGTCACCAAGAAGGGCAAGGGTTACGCCCCTGCCGAAGACAGCGCCGACAAATATCACGGTGTGCCCAAATTCGACGTGGTCACGGGCGAGAAAGCGAAATCCGCCGCCGGCCCGCCCGCTTATCAGAACGTGTTCGGGGAAACGCTGGCCAAACTGGCCGATAATGATCCGCGTATCTGCGCGATTACCGCTGCCATGCCGAGCGGTACGGGCGTCGATAAATTTGCCGCCGCGCATCCCACCCGCGCCTTCGATGTCGGCATTGCGGAACAGCACGGCGTGACCTTCGCCGCCGGGTTGGCAGCGCAGGGAATGCGGCCATTCGCAGCGATTTACTCAACCTTCCTGCAGCGCGCCTATGATCAGGTGGTGCATGATGTCGCGATCCAGAACCTGCCGGTGCGCTTTGCCATCGACCGGGCTGGTCTGGTGGGCGCGGACGGCGCGACCCATGCGGGCAGTTTCGACATTACCTATCTGGCTTCGCTTCCCAATTTCGTTGTGATGGCCGCCGCGGACGAGGCGGAACTGGTTCATATGACTTACACCGCCGCTGAACATGACAGCGGCCCTATCGCCCTGCGCTATCCGCGCGGCAATGGCGTGGGCGTGGACTTGCCCGAAACACCCATATTGCTGGAAATCGGCAAGGGACGCGTGGTGCGCGAAGGCAGCAAGGTCGCGCTGCTGTCGCTCGGCACGCGGCTGGCCGAAGCGCAAAAGGCCGCCGACCAGTTGGAAGCCAAAGGTTTGAGTACGACGGTGGCCGATCTGCGCTTTGCCAAGCCGCTTGATACCGATCTGATTGCACGGCTGATGCGTGACCATGAGGTGGTGGTCACGGTGGAGGAAGCCGCCATTGGCGGGCTGGGCGCGCATGTGCTCACTTATGCCAGTGACGAGGGGTTGACCGATGCGGGCCTGAAAATCCGCACGCTCCGCTTGCCAGACCGGTTCCAGGATCAGGACGCACCGGACAAGCAATATGACGAAGCCGGCCTGAACGCGCCGCAAATCGTCGAGACTGTGCTGAAGGCGCTACGCCACAACACCGCCGGGGACGATCAGCGCGTGGAAGAGGCACGCGCCTGA
- a CDS encoding FKBP-type peptidyl-prolyl cis-trans isomerase, whose protein sequence is MSRRSVTLFAAAAMLASASGVTAQDRSADATNHAQDAAWHNRQQAAIATLSAEDGWGYIDGGLMWRRVAGDGIGPRPTVADTVKVHYAGTFVDGETFDSSYDRGEPVEFPLGRLISAWQLAIPKMAVGDTIEIASPASLAYGVTGNPRIPGGATLMFKVELLGIAEQ, encoded by the coding sequence GTGAGCAGGCGTAGCGTCACCCTGTTTGCCGCAGCTGCCATGTTAGCGAGTGCATCGGGTGTAACCGCACAGGATCGTTCGGCGGACGCGACTAACCATGCGCAGGACGCCGCGTGGCATAACCGCCAGCAGGCGGCTATCGCGACACTGTCGGCCGAAGATGGCTGGGGTTACATCGATGGCGGTCTGATGTGGCGCAGGGTCGCGGGCGATGGCATTGGCCCCCGCCCGACCGTGGCCGATACGGTCAAGGTTCACTACGCAGGCACGTTTGTGGATGGGGAAACGTTCGACAGTTCCTACGACCGCGGGGAGCCGGTGGAATTCCCGCTCGGCCGTCTGATCTCCGCCTGGCAGCTCGCCATTCCGAAAATGGCTGTGGGCGACACGATTGAAATCGCGTCCCCTGCCAGTCTTGCTTACGGAGTGACGGGCAACCCGCGCATTCCCGGCGGAGCAACGCTGATGTTCAAGGTTGAGCTACTGGGAATTGCCGAACAATAG